One genomic segment of Novisyntrophococcus fermenticellae includes these proteins:
- the ftsH gene encoding ATP-dependent zinc metalloprotease FtsH encodes MKKQNRGFGGYIILAVFLILILIYLPGLIRRGQTVTEATFVKALEAGEITEIEITQNKEVPTGSLVYTTKDNKTATYIFSDIKEVKQQMKDADFTNFLTKNVLQDSGMAGFILPLVVSVGMVLLVFFMMNRMMAGASGGGNGKMMDFGKSRAKLTTDHEKKVTFNDVAGLKEEKEDLEEIVDFLKRPQKYTKVGARIPKGVLLVGPPGTGKTLLAKAVAGEAGVPFFSISGSDFVEMFVGVGASRVRDLFEDAKKHAPCIIFIDEIDAVARRRGTGMGGGHDEREQTLNQLLVEMDGFGVNEGIIVMAATNRVDILDPAILRPGRFDRRVAVGAPDVRGREEILKVHAKGKPLAEDVDLKQIAQTTAGFTGAELENLLNEAAILAAKQDRVYLNQEDIKSSFIKVGIGTEKKSRVISEKEKRITAYHETGHAILFHVLPDMEPVYTISVIPTGQGAAGYTMPQPENDDMFNTRGKMLQDITVCLGGRVAEELIFDDITTGASQDIKQATATARAMVTKYGMSGKLGLVNYGDDSEEVFIGRDWGHTKNFSENVAAIIDEEVRSIIEECHTRAKQLIQEHSYVLHECAKQLMTKEKLNRQEFEAIFMQEKVGVEG; translated from the coding sequence TTGAAGAAGCAGAACAGAGGATTCGGGGGATACATTATATTAGCTGTATTCCTTATATTAATTTTGATTTACCTTCCGGGGCTGATAAGAAGAGGTCAGACTGTGACGGAAGCTACATTTGTAAAGGCACTTGAAGCCGGAGAGATTACAGAAATTGAAATCACACAGAATAAAGAGGTACCGACGGGAAGCCTGGTTTATACAACAAAGGATAATAAGACCGCAACCTATATTTTCAGTGACATCAAGGAAGTAAAACAGCAGATGAAGGATGCGGATTTTACAAATTTCCTTACAAAGAATGTGCTGCAGGACAGCGGCATGGCAGGATTCATACTTCCGTTGGTTGTGAGTGTGGGTATGGTGCTGCTCGTGTTTTTTATGATGAATCGCATGATGGCCGGTGCTTCCGGAGGCGGCAACGGCAAGATGATGGATTTTGGAAAGAGCAGAGCAAAGCTGACCACGGATCATGAGAAGAAAGTGACCTTTAATGACGTGGCCGGACTTAAGGAAGAAAAAGAGGATCTGGAAGAAATTGTGGATTTTCTGAAACGTCCCCAGAAGTATACAAAGGTGGGCGCAAGAATTCCCAAGGGAGTTCTGCTTGTGGGTCCTCCCGGAACAGGTAAAACTTTGCTGGCCAAAGCCGTGGCCGGAGAGGCTGGTGTACCTTTTTTCAGTATCTCGGGTTCTGACTTTGTGGAAATGTTTGTGGGCGTGGGTGCTTCTCGTGTCAGAGATTTATTTGAAGATGCAAAAAAGCATGCACCCTGTATCATATTTATTGATGAGATTGATGCTGTTGCCAGAAGGCGCGGAACCGGAATGGGCGGCGGACATGATGAGCGGGAGCAAACCTTAAACCAGCTGCTCGTAGAGATGGATGGATTCGGTGTTAACGAAGGAATCATAGTTATGGCTGCAACCAACAGAGTGGATATTCTGGATCCGGCAATTCTCCGGCCGGGGCGATTTGACCGCAGGGTGGCTGTGGGAGCACCGGATGTAAGGGGAAGAGAAGAAATACTGAAGGTTCATGCAAAAGGGAAGCCGTTGGCCGAGGACGTGGATTTAAAACAGATTGCCCAGACGACGGCAGGCTTTACCGGTGCGGAACTTGAAAATCTCTTGAATGAGGCTGCAATTCTGGCTGCAAAGCAGGATAGGGTCTATTTGAATCAGGAGGATATCAAGTCATCATTTATTAAGGTTGGCATTGGCACCGAGAAAAAGAGCCGTGTGATTTCTGAAAAAGAGAAGAGAATTACTGCATATCATGAAACAGGTCATGCCATATTGTTCCATGTTTTACCGGATATGGAACCTGTTTATACAATTTCCGTTATTCCTACGGGGCAGGGGGCTGCCGGATACACGATGCCTCAGCCGGAGAATGATGATATGTTTAATACCAGAGGTAAGATGCTGCAGGACATTACTGTCTGCCTGGGTGGGCGTGTAGCCGAAGAATTGATTTTTGATGATATTACCACAGGAGCATCTCAGGATATCAAACAGGCCACGGCTACGGCAAGAGCGATGGTTACGAAGTATGGAATGTCAGGAAAATTAGGACTGGTGAATTATGGCGATGATTCTGAGGAGGTTTTTATCGGACGGGACTGGGGACATACAAAGAACTTCAGTGAAAATGTGGCAGCAATAATCGATGAGGAAGTCCGTTCGATTATAGAAGAATGCCATACCAGAGCAAAACAACTCATCCAGGAGCATTCTTATGTATTGCATGAATGCGCAAAACAGCTGATGACAAAAGAAAAATTGAATCGGCAGGAATTTGAAGCCATTTTTATGCAGGAAAAGGTCGGAGTTGAGGGATGA
- a CDS encoding DUF6483 family protein, with protein MDYEQDYVMRLIKQMMQALAKIIFKKTNEEEISETILTTGSEGEKEIDLFHMADNGQINEAENLLYEHLDTSDMSQLRNAFAFYEHINEYQNDFLEEHNYSREEVLEGIKNISEEFGVLGLVDALL; from the coding sequence ATGGATTATGAGCAAGACTATGTCATGCGCCTGATTAAACAGATGATGCAGGCGCTTGCCAAAATTATATTCAAGAAGACTAATGAGGAGGAAATTAGCGAGACAATTCTCACCACAGGATCAGAAGGGGAGAAAGAGATTGATCTGTTTCATATGGCTGACAACGGACAGATCAATGAAGCAGAAAATCTATTGTATGAGCATCTGGATACTTCCGATATGTCACAGCTGAGAAACGCATTTGCTTTTTATGAACACATCAACGAATATCAAAATGATTTTCTGGAAGAGCATAATTACTCCAGAGAAGAGGTTTTAGAAGGTATTAAAAATATTTCTGAAGAATTCGGTGTTCTGGGGCTGGTGGATGCTTTATTGTAA
- the tilS gene encoding tRNA lysidine(34) synthetase TilS → MIELRVLNYINKYHMLLPQDICLVALSGGADSVCLLSLLYNLQTKIGYKLQAIHVNHNLRGEEAKRDAGYARELCASRNIPYYEYSYQVKELSEEYHMGTEEMGRKVRQEAYADCMKKHGATKLALAHHQNDLAETFLFHLARGTSLGGLAAIRAVRGDVIRPLLCMNRKEIEQYLKESKILYCEDSTNAGDAYTRNQIRHHVVSYLTEEVNKDTVTHISEVSEDILEVLNYMEAQAKRVEDTETVTFRKKDAWGRPGEPERILLNMEFFQETHILQGMILISAIERLCGKRNNITREHVELVLRLKNASVGKQVSLPHGVIAVRNYENVELSMHTGRNDIRLSEIIEIPVNGSIQWGDFTIKTRISTYKGERIPEKTYTKWFDYDRIKQNAVFRTRRSGDYLIINASGGHKKLKDYLIDCKVPRNERDRLLLLTSGDEVLWVVGYRIGESAKVSENTKQMIEIHVTGGNTNE, encoded by the coding sequence ATGATTGAATTACGTGTTTTAAACTACATCAACAAATATCATATGCTGCTTCCTCAGGATATCTGCCTTGTGGCCCTGTCCGGGGGAGCAGATTCTGTATGCCTGCTGAGTCTTTTGTATAATCTGCAGACGAAGATCGGATATAAGCTCCAGGCAATTCATGTCAATCACAATCTAAGAGGTGAAGAGGCTAAAAGAGATGCCGGCTATGCAAGAGAATTATGTGCCTCAAGAAATATTCCATATTATGAATATTCTTATCAGGTAAAAGAACTGTCTGAAGAATATCATATGGGAACGGAAGAAATGGGCAGAAAAGTCCGGCAGGAGGCTTATGCAGATTGTATGAAAAAACACGGCGCTACGAAACTTGCGCTCGCCCATCATCAGAATGATTTGGCTGAGACCTTCCTGTTTCATCTGGCGAGAGGTACATCGCTTGGTGGTCTGGCGGCGATTCGGGCGGTGCGGGGGGATGTTATACGGCCGCTTTTGTGTATGAACCGGAAGGAAATTGAGCAATATTTAAAAGAGTCTAAAATCTTATACTGTGAGGACAGTACGAATGCAGGGGATGCTTACACCAGGAATCAGATTCGGCATCATGTGGTTTCTTATCTGACAGAAGAGGTGAATAAAGACACAGTGACCCATATTTCGGAGGTATCAGAGGATATCTTAGAAGTGCTGAACTATATGGAAGCACAGGCAAAGAGAGTGGAGGATACAGAAACTGTCACATTCAGAAAAAAAGATGCGTGGGGCCGTCCCGGGGAACCTGAAAGAATCCTGTTGAATATGGAATTTTTTCAGGAAACACATATCCTACAGGGGATGATACTCATTTCAGCCATCGAAAGGCTGTGTGGAAAGAGGAACAACATTACCAGAGAACATGTAGAACTCGTGCTCCGGCTGAAGAATGCATCTGTAGGAAAGCAGGTATCACTGCCCCATGGTGTGATTGCTGTGAGAAATTATGAGAATGTTGAACTGTCAATGCATACAGGGAGAAATGATATCCGGCTAAGTGAGATTATCGAAATTCCGGTTAATGGCAGCATTCAATGGGGAGATTTTACGATAAAGACGAGAATTTCAACATATAAAGGAGAACGAATTCCTGAAAAAACGTATACGAAATGGTTTGATTATGATAGAATAAAGCAGAATGCTGTGTTTCGTACCAGAAGAAGCGGTGATTATCTGATTATTAATGCCTCCGGCGGACATAAAAAACTGAAAGACTATCTGATAGACTGTAAGGTTCCCCGGAATGAACGGGACCGTTTGCTTCTTTTGACATCAGGAGATGAGGTGCTTTGGGTTGTGGGATACCGGATAGGCGAATCTGCCAAAGTAAGCGAAAACACAAAGCAAATGATAGAAATCCATGTAACAGGAGGAAATACGAATGAGTGA
- a CDS encoding DEAD/DEAH box helicase, whose protein sequence is MIDKEDIRFEVRGQTFQRGQLIFQCQGVKDVVLHTKTDEEGYRITQIAGRVRGSTRNYYEVRLSVDEEYSEIAETHCECKAFYSYPGPCKHCVALALQYIQIRDAGHAGLFSKPVLQTGNLGGIKLTEPAMGRVLEYYRRKKEIPFLQPRELGKVKLEPVLHVDTENVSLEFRIGNKKMYVLRNIKDLVRAVQNMENVSYGKELEFIHTMHAFTADSQKILRFILQQSERTAPGSERSMQLTHGSFERFHEIIGKMEFAGHVKGEKEQNWRFVEEEPSRQVIIIGEEQGIHIEMHSVCKYTGVNYVYYFKGGRIYRLAIEKEEELREFENYMDSWRGLSNYVGTEEVPIFVRNLLPLMKKNYRIETKNFNPALYEPLSPVFELYLDAPEKNRITCDLVAVYGEERYHVFTAAENNYKRDYLKEYETGMLVSRYCNAYDEKNSLHTIVDDDEKMYEFITEGVPGFQKDLDVFISDRLKHLRVISEPKAAVGISLSGGLLEFTLDSIDLSMEQMVSLLSKYDLKKRFYRLKSGEFINLQNKNLERLANLKKEFQIPDHLMKQGAVSIPRYRALYLEEELKKLEGIPAHRNKDFRTLIRNMQPAEIENHKLPRGLETVLREYQKKGFLWLKTLKENEFGGILADDMGLGKTLQVIAFLLSEYQDQEADLSRTLIICPASLVFNWKSECTQFAPELPVTMVVGNAEERKSLIESAGKRDILITSYDLLKRDMESYRKILFSNEIIDEAQYIKNHATQAAKAVKKINAGFHIALTGTPVENRLSELWSIFDYLMPGYLYSYQRFRREIETPVVQSKGEDALLRLHRMIRPFVLRRLKKDVLHDLPEKLEKNLYAGMEGEQRNIYQAHVRRLQMTLSMQSGEEFEKSRMLILAELTKLRQICCDPALLLEGYDQGSAKLDLCLELVENAVEGGHKILLFSQFTTMLDRICQGLIEKKISHYLLTGSTSKEERMRMVQAFHEDETSVFCISLKAGGTGLNLTAADIVIHYDPWWNTAVQNQATDRAHRIGQKNKVMVYRLIAKDTIEEKIVQLQEKKQQLADQVLGGEGLQGTAFTKEELLDILEF, encoded by the coding sequence ATGATAGATAAAGAGGACATTAGATTCGAGGTGCGGGGACAGACTTTTCAGCGTGGACAGTTGATTTTTCAGTGTCAGGGTGTCAAGGATGTAGTGCTTCATACCAAAACAGATGAGGAAGGATATAGGATCACTCAGATTGCGGGACGTGTCAGGGGAAGTACGAGAAACTACTATGAGGTTCGCTTATCAGTGGATGAGGAGTATTCTGAGATTGCTGAAACACACTGTGAATGTAAGGCCTTTTATAGCTATCCTGGTCCCTGCAAGCACTGCGTTGCACTTGCCCTCCAGTATATACAAATACGGGATGCCGGACATGCAGGACTTTTCTCAAAACCTGTCTTACAGACAGGGAACCTGGGGGGAATTAAGCTTACCGAACCTGCTATGGGGCGGGTTCTCGAGTATTACAGACGGAAAAAAGAGATTCCCTTTCTGCAGCCCCGGGAATTGGGAAAAGTTAAGCTTGAGCCTGTCTTGCATGTGGATACAGAGAATGTAAGCCTGGAATTCCGTATAGGAAATAAGAAGATGTATGTGCTGAGAAATATAAAAGATCTGGTGCGGGCTGTTCAAAACATGGAGAACGTAAGCTATGGGAAGGAACTTGAATTCATCCATACGATGCACGCTTTTACGGCTGATAGCCAGAAGATCCTGAGGTTTATCTTGCAGCAGTCTGAAAGAACAGCCCCCGGGTCTGAACGGTCGATGCAGCTTACACATGGGAGCTTTGAACGGTTTCATGAGATTATCGGAAAGATGGAATTTGCGGGGCATGTAAAAGGAGAAAAGGAACAGAACTGGAGATTCGTGGAAGAGGAACCCTCACGGCAGGTGATTATAATCGGAGAAGAACAGGGAATCCATATTGAAATGCATTCCGTATGCAAGTATACCGGAGTGAATTATGTCTATTATTTTAAAGGCGGACGTATCTACCGGCTTGCTATTGAAAAAGAAGAGGAACTCCGGGAGTTTGAAAACTATATGGACTCTTGGCGGGGTCTCTCAAACTATGTGGGCACCGAAGAAGTCCCGATATTTGTGAGAAATCTGCTGCCTCTAATGAAAAAAAATTACCGGATAGAGACAAAAAATTTCAATCCGGCACTTTATGAACCCCTAAGTCCCGTGTTTGAACTGTATCTGGATGCACCCGAAAAAAACAGGATTACCTGTGACCTTGTTGCTGTATACGGTGAGGAGAGATATCATGTGTTTACAGCGGCGGAAAATAATTATAAAAGAGACTACTTAAAGGAATATGAGACTGGAATGCTGGTGAGCAGATACTGTAATGCTTATGATGAAAAAAACAGTCTGCACACCATTGTGGATGACGATGAAAAGATGTACGAATTTATAACAGAAGGGGTTCCCGGGTTTCAGAAAGATCTAGATGTTTTTATATCCGACAGACTGAAACACCTGCGTGTAATTAGTGAGCCAAAGGCAGCAGTAGGAATTTCCCTGTCAGGGGGGCTCCTGGAATTCACCCTGGATTCCATAGACTTGTCCATGGAACAGATGGTATCCCTGCTTTCAAAATATGATTTAAAAAAGCGATTTTACCGTCTTAAAAGCGGAGAATTTATCAATCTTCAAAATAAAAATCTGGAGCGGCTTGCGAACTTGAAAAAAGAGTTTCAGATACCGGACCACCTGATGAAGCAGGGGGCGGTATCTATTCCCAGATACAGAGCCTTATATCTCGAGGAAGAGTTGAAGAAGTTGGAGGGTATTCCTGCGCATAGAAATAAAGATTTTCGAACCTTGATCCGGAACATGCAGCCTGCCGAAATAGAAAATCATAAACTTCCCCGCGGACTTGAAACAGTTTTGAGAGAATACCAGAAAAAGGGATTTTTATGGCTGAAAACACTGAAAGAAAATGAGTTTGGGGGTATTCTGGCGGATGATATGGGGCTTGGCAAGACGCTTCAGGTCATTGCATTCTTACTGTCTGAATATCAGGACCAGGAAGCTGATCTTAGCAGGACGCTGATTATCTGCCCTGCATCTTTAGTTTTCAACTGGAAAAGTGAATGCACGCAGTTTGCGCCTGAACTGCCGGTCACTATGGTCGTGGGGAATGCAGAGGAACGAAAAAGTCTGATAGAATCAGCGGGTAAAAGAGATATTCTTATCACATCCTATGATCTTTTAAAGAGAGATATGGAGAGCTATCGGAAGATTCTGTTTTCCAATGAAATTATTGATGAGGCTCAGTATATAAAAAATCATGCGACACAGGCAGCGAAGGCAGTCAAAAAGATCAATGCAGGATTTCACATAGCACTGACAGGCACTCCTGTGGAAAACAGGCTTAGCGAACTCTGGAGCATCTTTGATTATCTGATGCCGGGATATCTGTACAGTTATCAAAGATTCCGAAGAGAGATTGAGACTCCTGTGGTACAGAGCAAGGGTGAAGACGCTCTTTTACGTCTGCATAGGATGATTCGCCCCTTTGTTCTTCGAAGGTTGAAAAAGGACGTGCTGCATGATCTGCCGGAAAAACTGGAAAAGAATCTCTACGCCGGAATGGAAGGTGAGCAGCGAAACATATATCAGGCGCATGTGCGCCGTCTGCAGATGACCCTGTCCATGCAAAGCGGGGAGGAATTCGAAAAATCCAGGATGTTAATTCTGGCGGAATTGACCAAATTAAGACAAATCTGCTGCGATCCTGCCCTGCTTTTGGAGGGATATGACCAGGGATCTGCTAAATTGGATCTCTGCCTGGAACTGGTGGAAAATGCTGTGGAGGGCGGCCATAAAATTCTCTTATTTTCTCAATTTACTACGATGTTGGATCGCATCTGCCAGGGACTTATTGAGAAGAAAATCAGCCATTATCTATTGACAGGTTCAACGTCAAAAGAGGAACGTATGCGTATGGTACAGGCTTTTCATGAGGATGAAACCAGTGTGTTCTGTATATCCCTGAAGGCAGGAGGAACGGGATTAAATCTGACTGCGGCGGATATCGTCATACATTATGATCCATGGTGGAATACAGCGGTACAGAACCAGGCAACAGACCGGGCACACAGAATCGGGCAGAAGAATAAAGTGATGGTTTACCGGTTAATTGCCAAGGATACCATAGAGGAAAAGATTGTGCAGCTTCAGGAGAAGAAGCAGCAGCTGGCAGACCAGGTGCTGGGAGGAGAAGGGTTGCAGGGTACTGCTTTTACAAAAGAAGAACTTTTGGACATTCTGGAGTTTTGA
- the trpS gene encoding tryptophan--tRNA ligase codes for MSEKIILTGDRPTGRLHIGHYVGSLKRRVELQNAGEFDKIFIMIADAQALTDNADNPEKVRQNIIEVALDYLAVGLDPEKSTIFIQSQIPELCELSFYYMNLVTVARLQRNPTVKSEIQARNFEASIPVGFFTYPISQAADITAFKATTVPVGEDQEPMLEQAKEIVRKFNSIYGEALVEPKILLPENKACLRLPGIDGNAKMSKSLDNCIYLAEEPEEIQKKIMSMYTDPNHIRVQDPGTIEGNTVFTYLDAFGRTDHFERFLPDYSSLEELKEHYKRGGLGDVKVKKFLNKIMQEELEPIRNRRKEYQKNISYVYEILKKGSEAAEKVAAQTLADVKSAMRINYFEDESLIAGQQEKYCE; via the coding sequence ATGAGCGAAAAAATTATATTAACAGGTGACAGACCAACAGGAAGACTTCATATTGGACACTATGTTGGGTCTTTAAAGCGTAGAGTTGAATTGCAGAACGCAGGTGAATTCGATAAAATTTTTATTATGATAGCAGATGCCCAGGCCTTGACGGATAACGCGGATAATCCTGAAAAGGTGCGTCAGAACATCATTGAGGTGGCTTTAGACTACCTTGCGGTTGGACTGGACCCGGAAAAATCCACAATATTTATTCAGTCCCAGATTCCTGAACTTTGTGAATTGTCCTTTTACTATATGAACCTGGTCACAGTAGCCCGGCTTCAGAGAAATCCTACCGTCAAATCGGAAATTCAGGCCAGAAACTTTGAAGCCAGCATTCCGGTGGGCTTTTTTACCTATCCGATCAGCCAGGCTGCGGATATTACGGCTTTTAAAGCCACTACGGTACCGGTTGGTGAAGATCAGGAGCCAATGTTGGAACAGGCAAAGGAAATTGTCCGAAAATTTAATTCCATATATGGGGAAGCACTTGTGGAGCCGAAGATCCTGCTCCCGGAGAACAAGGCCTGTCTGCGTCTTCCGGGTATTGATGGAAATGCAAAGATGAGCAAATCCTTGGATAACTGTATCTATCTGGCTGAGGAACCGGAAGAAATCCAAAAGAAAATCATGAGCATGTATACAGATCCTAATCATATCAGGGTGCAGGATCCCGGAACCATCGAAGGGAATACCGTATTCACATATCTGGATGCATTTGGAAGGACGGATCATTTTGAACGTTTTTTACCGGATTATTCCAGCCTGGAGGAATTAAAAGAACATTACAAAAGAGGCGGTCTTGGGGATGTGAAGGTAAAGAAATTCCTGAACAAAATCATGCAGGAAGAACTGGAGCCAATCAGAAACCGGAGAAAAGAATACCAGAAGAATATTTCGTATGTGTATGAGATATTGAAAAAGGGCAGCGAAGCAGCAGAAAAGGTAGCTGCTCAGACCCTGGCAGATGTCAAAAGTGCTATGAGGATTAATTACTTTGAAGATGAAAGCCTGATTGCCGGGCAGCAGGAAAAATACTGTGAATAG
- a CDS encoding glycoside hydrolase family 13 protein, with product MEFEKKQQYVTQMRGVFNKRALYSDETRQYKTPFEPEPGDLVTIRFRTMKNNVDAVYFISGAVREPMYVGVSRNGFDYYEIQIPVEEEILHYYFEIRCGKICCYYNKLGVSRELQESYSFTIVPGYKTPDWAKGAVTYQIYVDRFCNGDKTNDVQSAEYYYIDKKVVQVEDWSRTPDTLDVNNFYGGDIQGVIDKLDYLEDLGVQVLYLNPIFVSPSNHKYDIQDYDYVDPHFGRIVSDTGELLKEGDIDNSHAGKYINRVTNLENLEAGNQLFIKLVEEVHRRGMKIILDGVFNHCGSFNKWLDRERIYEHQEGYEDGAFISKGSPYHSFFKFHNEHAWPYNEFYDGWWGHDTLPKLNYEDSPKLVEDIMRVARKWVSPPFNADGWRLDVAADLGHSPEYNHKFWQEFRKVVKSANPEAIVLAEHYGDARAWLLGDQWDTVMNYDAFMEPVSWFFTGMEKHSDQFRQDLLGNAEVFANSMLYHSAQFCRQSLETAMNELDNHDHSRFLTRTNHMVGRLADEGSHAAVENVNKAVLREAVVVQMTWPGAPTIYYGDEAGVCGFTDPDSRRTYPWGHEDRELLRFYKNIIYIHKRYPVLTGGSLKFLYQDYNVLSYARFDKSEQIVVVVNNRAEQVYVEIPVWEAGIPRTEDTSIEEVFSTNAIGFSTMVRKREVKAGVLTLDLFPLSAVVFYREED from the coding sequence ATGGAGTTTGAAAAAAAACAACAGTATGTTACTCAGATGAGGGGTGTGTTTAATAAACGTGCGTTGTACAGTGACGAGACCAGGCAGTACAAAACGCCCTTTGAACCGGAACCGGGTGATCTGGTGACGATTCGTTTTCGCACTATGAAGAATAATGTGGATGCAGTATATTTTATCAGCGGCGCAGTCCGCGAACCCATGTACGTAGGTGTAAGCCGGAACGGTTTCGATTATTATGAGATCCAGATACCTGTGGAAGAGGAAATTCTTCATTATTATTTCGAAATTCGCTGTGGAAAAATCTGTTGCTATTATAATAAATTAGGTGTGTCCAGGGAACTGCAGGAATCTTACTCCTTCACCATTGTGCCAGGATATAAAACCCCTGATTGGGCAAAAGGAGCTGTAACCTATCAGATTTATGTAGACCGTTTTTGTAACGGCGATAAGACAAATGATGTGCAGAGTGCCGAATACTATTATATTGATAAAAAAGTGGTACAGGTAGAGGACTGGTCCAGGACTCCGGATACTCTGGATGTAAATAACTTCTATGGAGGAGATATTCAGGGAGTTATCGATAAACTGGATTATCTGGAGGATCTGGGTGTTCAGGTTTTATATTTAAATCCGATTTTTGTTTCTCCCTCCAATCACAAGTATGATATTCAGGACTATGATTATGTAGATCCACATTTTGGGAGAATTGTCAGTGATACAGGGGAGCTGTTAAAAGAAGGGGATATAGATAATTCCCATGCCGGCAAGTATATCAACCGGGTAACGAATCTGGAAAATCTCGAAGCGGGCAATCAGCTGTTTATCAAATTGGTTGAGGAAGTACACAGAAGAGGAATGAAAATCATCCTGGACGGTGTATTCAATCACTGTGGTTCTTTTAATAAATGGCTGGACAGAGAGAGAATCTATGAACATCAGGAAGGATATGAGGATGGCGCTTTTATCTCGAAGGGAAGTCCTTACCACAGTTTTTTCAAGTTCCATAATGAACATGCATGGCCGTATAATGAGTTCTATGACGGCTGGTGGGGGCATGATACACTTCCCAAGCTAAATTATGAGGATTCTCCAAAGCTTGTGGAGGATATTATGCGTGTGGCGCGTAAGTGGGTCTCCCCGCCTTTTAACGCTGACGGGTGGCGGCTGGATGTAGCCGCCGATTTGGGGCATTCACCGGAATATAATCATAAGTTCTGGCAGGAATTCCGGAAAGTAGTTAAAAGTGCAAATCCTGAGGCAATTGTATTGGCTGAACATTATGGAGATGCCAGGGCGTGGCTTCTGGGGGATCAATGGGATACAGTCATGAATTATGACGCATTTATGGAGCCGGTTTCCTGGTTTTTCACCGGGATGGAAAAGCACAGTGACCAGTTTCGCCAAGATCTGCTTGGAAATGCAGAGGTATTTGCCAATTCAATGCTGTATCATTCGGCTCAGTTCTGCCGGCAGTCCCTGGAGACTGCCATGAACGAACTTGACAATCATGATCATTCCAGATTTCTGACAAGGACCAACCATATGGTCGGAAGGCTGGCTGACGAGGGCTCCCATGCTGCGGTTGAGAATGTAAATAAGGCTGTTCTAAGAGAAGCAGTCGTTGTTCAGATGACCTGGCCGGGTGCACCTACCATCTACTACGGAGATGAAGCGGGTGTTTGCGGATTTACGGATCCGGACAGCAGAAGAACCTATCCCTGGGGTCACGAAGACCGGGAACTTTTGCGCTTTTATAAGAATATCATCTATATTCATAAGAGGTATCCGGTCCTGACCGGAGGCAGTCTGAAGTTTTTATATCAGGACTATAATGTTCTTTCTTATGCCCGCTTTGATAAATCAGAACAGATTGTAGTGGTTGTAAATAACCGGGCGGAACAGGTGTATGTGGAAATTCCGGTATGGGAGGCAGGAATTCCCAGAACAGAGGATACGTCCATAGAAGAGGTCTTCAGTACCAATGCCATAGGTTTTTCTACAATGGTGCGGAAAAGAGAGGTAAAGGCGGGGGTTTTAACTCTGGATTTGTTCCCTCTGTCTGCAGTTGTGTTTTATCGTGAAGAGGATTAA
- the hpt gene encoding hypoxanthine phosphoribosyltransferase produces the protein MSEKIRELISEEKVDARIREIGQQISRDYAGKTLHLICVLKGGVYFMCELSKRISVPVSLDFMSISSYGDDTKSSGVVKIVKDLDQPLEGKHVMIVEDIIDSGRTLGYLMEILKKRNPASLKLCTLLDKPDRRVVNSVETDYCCFEIPDEFVVGYGLDYAQKYRNLPYIGALDFEE, from the coding sequence ATGAGTGAAAAAATTCGGGAACTGATCAGCGAAGAGAAAGTAGATGCCCGGATTCGTGAAATCGGACAACAGATAAGCCGCGATTATGCAGGGAAGACATTACACCTGATTTGTGTGCTGAAAGGCGGAGTATATTTTATGTGTGAACTTTCCAAGCGGATTTCGGTTCCGGTGAGTCTGGATTTTATGTCAATTTCCAGCTACGGAGATGATACGAAGTCCAGCGGAGTAGTGAAGATTGTAAAGGATCTGGATCAGCCGCTGGAAGGAAAGCATGTTATGATTGTGGAGGATATCATAGATTCAGGACGGACGCTGGGTTATCTTATGGAAATTCTTAAAAAGAGAAATCCGGCCAGTCTGAAATTATGTACGCTGTTGGATAAACCAGACCGCCGAGTTGTAAACAGTGTTGAGACAGATTATTGCTGTTTTGAAATTCCGGATGAGTTTGTGGTGGGTTATGGACTTGATTATGCACAAAAATACAGAAATCTCCCCTATATTGGCGCGTTAGATTTTGAAGAATAA